The following proteins are encoded in a genomic region of Methylibium petroleiphilum PM1:
- a CDS encoding tripartite tricarboxylate transporter substrate-binding protein → MKRILLTAAAALAVTGALAEYPEKPITIVVPFSAGGPTDKVARDFAEAVRKPLGGATIVIENVGGAGGTLGAAKVAKASPDGYTLLLHHIGMATSPALYRNLQYKTLDDFEYLGLINEVPMTLIGKPTLPASNYAELLKWLDANKGKVNLANAGLGAASHLCGLLFQSTLKADMTTVPYKGTGPAMTDLIGGQVDIMCDQTTNTTAQIEGGKVKAYAVTTPKRLTTPALAKLPTLDESGMKGFNVSIWHGLYAPKGTPKAVLDKVNAALKTALHDADFLKREEALGAVVVNDARTSPAEHKKWVSSEIDKWGPVIKAAGQYAD, encoded by the coding sequence ATGAAGCGCATCCTGCTCACTGCTGCCGCCGCCCTCGCCGTGACCGGCGCCCTGGCCGAGTACCCGGAGAAGCCGATCACCATCGTCGTGCCGTTCTCCGCCGGCGGCCCGACCGACAAGGTGGCACGCGACTTCGCCGAAGCCGTGCGCAAGCCGCTGGGCGGCGCGACGATCGTGATCGAGAACGTCGGCGGAGCGGGCGGAACGCTGGGTGCCGCCAAGGTTGCGAAGGCCTCACCCGACGGCTACACGCTGCTGCTGCACCACATCGGCATGGCCACCTCACCGGCGCTCTACCGCAACCTGCAGTACAAGACGCTCGACGACTTCGAGTACCTCGGCCTGATCAACGAAGTGCCGATGACCCTGATCGGCAAGCCGACGCTGCCGGCCTCGAACTACGCCGAACTGCTGAAGTGGCTGGACGCGAACAAGGGCAAGGTCAATCTCGCGAACGCCGGCCTGGGTGCGGCCTCGCACCTGTGCGGCCTGCTGTTCCAGTCCACGCTGAAGGCCGATATGACCACCGTGCCCTACAAGGGTACCGGCCCGGCGATGACCGACCTGATCGGCGGCCAGGTCGACATCATGTGCGACCAGACCACCAACACCACCGCCCAGATCGAGGGCGGCAAGGTGAAGGCCTATGCCGTCACCACGCCCAAGCGTCTGACGACGCCGGCGCTGGCCAAGCTGCCCACGCTCGACGAGTCGGGCATGAAGGGTTTCAACGTCAGCATCTGGCATGGTCTCTACGCGCCGAAGGGAACGCCGAAGGCGGTGCTCGACAAGGTCAACGCCGCACTGAAGACCGCACTGCATGACGCCGACTTCCTGAAGCGCGAGGAGGCTCTGGGCGCGGTGGTCGTGAACGACGCACGCACCAGCCCGGCCGAGCACAAGAAGTGGGTCTCGTCGGAGATCGACAAGTGGGGCCCCGTCATCAAGGCCGCCGGACAGTACGCCGACTGA
- the dtd gene encoding D-aminoacyl-tRNA deacylase gives MIALLQRVSQARVEVGGRRVGEIGPGLLVLVCAEPSDTGAVADKLVERLLKLRVFSDDAGKMNRSVVEAGGGLLIVSQFTLAADCSGGNRPSFSGAAPAEQGRVLYERLLATARSRHTPVECGEFGADMQVLLVNDGPVTIPLVVGHDKLRP, from the coding sequence GTGATCGCGTTGCTGCAGCGTGTCAGCCAGGCGCGGGTCGAGGTCGGTGGCCGCCGAGTCGGCGAGATCGGCCCGGGCTTGTTGGTGCTGGTGTGCGCGGAGCCCTCGGATACCGGAGCCGTGGCCGACAAGCTGGTCGAGCGCCTGCTCAAGCTGCGTGTGTTTTCCGACGATGCCGGCAAGATGAACCGCAGCGTGGTGGAGGCTGGCGGCGGTCTGCTCATCGTCAGCCAGTTCACGCTGGCGGCCGATTGCTCGGGTGGCAACCGCCCCAGCTTCAGCGGCGCTGCACCTGCGGAGCAAGGCCGGGTGCTCTATGAAAGGTTGCTGGCCACGGCGCGTTCTCGGCACACCCCGGTCGAATGTGGAGAATTCGGTGCCGACATGCAAGTGCTCCTGGTCAACGACGGGCCGGTGACGATCCCGCTCGTCGTCGGACATGACAAACTGAGACCATGA
- a CDS encoding cation diffusion facilitator family transporter, with protein sequence MSVSTYLKLSIAVALATIALKAGAWWFTDSVSLLSDALESLVNLAGAMFALLMVTVARRPADDDHPYGHHKAEYFSSGFEGVLIFAAALGIIWAAAHRFLEPQPIDAIGLGIALSVVGSAMNGALAWAMFRKAREHRSMALEADARHLITDVWTSAGVVVALVAVQWTGWLWLDPAMAILVALNILREGTSLVRRSADGLMDQALEPEVLHDIEGVLESFRHHTIRFDHVSTRRAGQRRFVDLHMHMPASWTLGRAAALRTSVEQALMSAVPGLRATIQLLPSDVEAHFDDERDLL encoded by the coding sequence ATGTCGGTCAGCACCTACCTCAAGCTTTCGATCGCCGTTGCGCTGGCCACCATCGCGCTGAAGGCCGGCGCCTGGTGGTTCACCGATTCGGTGAGCCTGCTGTCGGACGCGCTGGAGTCGCTGGTCAACCTGGCTGGCGCGATGTTCGCGCTGCTGATGGTCACGGTGGCCCGTCGACCGGCCGACGACGACCATCCCTATGGTCACCACAAGGCGGAGTACTTCTCCAGCGGTTTCGAGGGGGTGCTGATCTTCGCGGCAGCGCTGGGCATCATCTGGGCCGCGGCGCACCGCTTCCTGGAACCTCAGCCGATCGATGCAATCGGCCTCGGCATCGCGCTGTCGGTGGTGGGTTCGGCGATGAATGGAGCGCTCGCCTGGGCCATGTTCCGCAAGGCTCGCGAACACCGCTCGATGGCGCTGGAGGCCGATGCGCGCCATCTGATCACGGACGTCTGGACGTCGGCCGGTGTGGTGGTCGCGCTGGTGGCCGTGCAGTGGACCGGCTGGCTGTGGCTTGACCCGGCGATGGCCATCCTGGTGGCGCTCAACATCCTGCGCGAAGGGACGTCGCTGGTGCGCCGCTCGGCCGACGGCCTGATGGACCAGGCCCTCGAGCCGGAGGTGCTGCACGACATCGAGGGCGTGCTCGAAAGCTTCCGACATCACACCATTCGGTTCGACCACGTCTCCACCCGGCGTGCCGGTCAGCGGCGCTTCGTCGATCTGCACATGCACATGCCGGCCAGCTGGACGCTGGGCCGGGCTGCGGCGCTGCGCACCTCGGTCGAGCAGGCGCTGATGAGCGCAGTGCCGGGCCTGCGTGCCACCATCCAGCTGCTGCCGAGCGACGTCGAGGCGCATTTCGACGACGAACGGGACTTGCTGTGA
- a CDS encoding PepSY domain-containing protein, with protein MNRLSLSLAAVAAAALLVSAPVHAGSKDLCGAGPRDQWRPMAELEQQLNGQGWRIEKIEVDDGCYEVEALDKDGWKVEAYFHPKTLQRLQPGRHGH; from the coding sequence ATGAACAGACTCTCCCTGTCGCTGGCCGCTGTGGCGGCCGCCGCCCTTCTGGTGAGCGCACCGGTGCACGCCGGCAGCAAGGATCTTTGCGGTGCCGGACCGCGCGATCAATGGCGACCGATGGCCGAGCTCGAGCAACAGCTCAACGGCCAGGGCTGGCGCATCGAGAAGATAGAGGTCGACGACGGCTGCTATGAAGTCGAAGCGCTCGACAAGGACGGCTGGAAGGTCGAGGCCTATTTCCATCCGAAGACGCTGCAGCGCCTGCAGCCCGGCCGCCATGGGCATTGA
- a CDS encoding response regulator transcription factor — protein sequence MQLLLLEDDIDLGQAVVDHLEAQGHTVTWMKLCAQAEAALRGDPAIELVLLDLQLPDGEALDLLRRLRAGGERRPAIVLTARDQVSDRIRGLQAGADDYLVKPFDLEEMLARIDAVARRSGVTDPQAVRAQATSLDFEAKRALRDGDPVTLTAMEWALLGRLASRPGRIWSRAELEQALHAQAGRDEVESNSLEVIVSRLRRKLGATLISTHRGLGYRLEA from the coding sequence ATGCAACTGCTGCTCCTCGAAGACGACATCGATCTCGGCCAGGCGGTGGTCGACCACCTCGAAGCCCAGGGCCACACCGTCACGTGGATGAAGCTGTGCGCCCAGGCCGAGGCCGCGCTGCGCGGCGATCCCGCAATCGAACTGGTGCTGCTCGACCTGCAACTGCCCGACGGCGAGGCGCTCGACCTCTTGCGCCGCCTGCGCGCCGGCGGCGAGCGGCGCCCGGCGATCGTGCTGACGGCGCGCGACCAGGTCAGCGATCGCATCCGCGGCTTGCAGGCCGGCGCCGACGACTACCTGGTCAAGCCCTTCGACCTCGAGGAGATGCTGGCACGCATCGACGCCGTCGCCCGCCGCAGTGGTGTGACCGATCCGCAGGCCGTGCGCGCCCAGGCCACCTCGCTGGACTTCGAGGCCAAGCGCGCGCTGCGCGACGGCGATCCAGTCACGCTGACCGCGATGGAATGGGCGCTGCTGGGACGGCTGGCGAGCCGCCCGGGGCGCATCTGGAGCCGGGCCGAGCTGGAGCAGGCCTTGCACGCGCAGGCCGGCCGCGACGAGGTGGAGAGCAACTCGCTCGAGGTCATCGTGAGCCGGCTGCGCCGCAAGCTGGGCGCCACGTTGATCAGCACCCATCGCGGCCTGGGATACCGGCTTGAAGCCTGA
- a CDS encoding sensor histidine kinase has protein sequence MKPEPGAPPSPPWRLEQRLRRQLLLALAVLWLVGAVTALVGQQHELHDVLDDALEDTAERALNLPLRSDAAPEAPQGDDDDEHARLQIFDRDGHLLWRSAEAPLTPLADLRRKGTRSEGGWRVSVQRRDDGSRQAVAAEPLEVRHEALGQAALWLLTPLLALLPLAALLVHLVLRRGFRRLEPLRAGLARREGADLSPLPLDGLPGELRPLVETLNALLARVSALLQAERQFAAAGAHELRTPLAAARAQAQRLAQEARDVGLTERADALVRQLDRLAALASRLLQIARIESGVALKREPVDLAQLATLVADEFPEARPGGRLRVEAGPVVIVAADTDALGIALRNLIDNALKHGGPAAQVTVQAGPGSISVRDDGPGVPPDSLTRLVRPFERGASAAEGSGLGLAMVETIARQSGAQLELRSPVAGGHGFEATLRFADP, from the coding sequence TTGAAGCCTGAACCGGGCGCCCCCCCGTCGCCGCCGTGGCGCCTGGAGCAGCGGCTGCGGCGTCAGCTGCTGCTGGCGCTCGCGGTGCTGTGGCTGGTCGGTGCGGTGACGGCGCTGGTCGGCCAGCAGCACGAGCTGCACGACGTGCTCGACGACGCCCTGGAAGACACCGCGGAGCGCGCGCTGAACCTGCCGCTGCGCAGCGACGCGGCCCCTGAAGCGCCACAGGGCGACGATGACGACGAGCACGCGCGCCTGCAGATCTTCGACCGCGATGGCCACCTGCTGTGGCGCTCGGCCGAAGCGCCGCTCACCCCGCTGGCTGACCTGCGCCGCAAGGGCACACGCAGCGAGGGCGGTTGGCGCGTGTCGGTGCAGCGCCGTGACGACGGCAGCCGGCAGGCGGTGGCTGCCGAGCCGCTGGAAGTCCGCCATGAGGCGCTAGGCCAGGCCGCACTGTGGCTGCTGACGCCCTTGCTCGCTCTGCTCCCTCTCGCTGCGCTGCTGGTTCACCTGGTGCTGCGGCGCGGCTTCCGACGACTGGAACCGCTGCGCGCTGGTCTGGCCCGGCGCGAAGGCGCCGACCTGTCGCCGCTGCCGCTCGATGGCCTGCCGGGTGAGCTGAGGCCGCTGGTCGAGACCTTGAACGCCTTGCTTGCCCGGGTGAGCGCGTTGCTGCAGGCGGAGCGGCAGTTCGCGGCCGCCGGAGCTCACGAGCTGCGCACCCCGCTCGCGGCCGCCCGCGCGCAGGCGCAACGCCTGGCCCAGGAGGCGCGTGACGTCGGCCTGACCGAGCGTGCCGATGCACTGGTGCGGCAGCTCGATCGACTCGCTGCGTTGGCCAGCCGCCTGCTGCAGATCGCACGCATCGAATCGGGCGTGGCGTTGAAACGCGAGCCGGTCGACCTGGCTCAGCTGGCCACGCTGGTGGCCGACGAGTTCCCCGAGGCACGGCCCGGCGGGCGCCTGCGAGTCGAGGCCGGGCCGGTGGTCATCGTCGCGGCCGATACCGACGCCCTGGGCATCGCGCTGCGCAACCTGATCGACAACGCACTCAAGCACGGTGGCCCAGCCGCCCAGGTCACGGTGCAGGCCGGACCGGGCTCGATCAGCGTGCGCGACGACGGTCCCGGCGTGCCGCCCGACAGCCTGACGCGCCTGGTGCGCCCCTTCGAGCGCGGCGCATCGGCGGCCGAGGGCAGCGGCCTGGGGCTCGCGATGGTCGAGACGATCGCCCGGCAGTCGGGAGCGCAACTGGAGCTGAGGTCGCCGGTCGCCGGCGGACACGGCTTCGAAGCCACGCTGCGTTTCGCAGACCCCTGA
- the tyrS gene encoding tyrosine--tRNA ligase: MAVSLRGCDELLPQDDWLQKLARSNATGVPLRIKLGLDPTAPDIHLGHTVVLNKMRQLQDLGHQVIFLIGDFTSMIGDPSGRNATRPPLTREQIESNAQTYYRQASLVLDPSKTEIRYNSEWSDPLGARGMIQLASRYTIARMMERDDFTKRFKAGVPISVHEFLYPLMQGYDSVALKSDLELGGTDQKFNLLVGRQLQAEYGQEPQCILTMPLLEGLDGVEKMSKSKNNYIGITEPANSMFAKMLSISDALMWKYFTLLSFRSEAEIAALKAEVDAGRNPKDAKVLLAKEVTTRFHDAAAAEAAEADFQNRAKGGVPDELPDVALAGAPLGIGTLLKQANLVTSGSEGLRMVEQGGVRIDGVAISDKGLKLEAGTYVVQVGKRKFARVTLR; encoded by the coding sequence ATGGCCGTCAGCCTGCGGGGCTGCGACGAACTGTTGCCCCAGGACGACTGGCTGCAGAAGCTGGCACGGTCGAATGCAACCGGCGTGCCACTGCGGATCAAGCTGGGGCTCGACCCGACGGCTCCCGACATCCACCTCGGCCACACCGTCGTCCTGAACAAGATGCGCCAGCTCCAGGATCTGGGGCACCAGGTGATCTTCCTGATCGGGGATTTCACTTCGATGATCGGCGACCCGTCCGGCCGAAATGCCACGCGGCCGCCGTTGACGCGCGAGCAGATCGAGTCGAACGCCCAGACCTACTATCGGCAGGCCAGCCTCGTACTGGATCCGTCGAAGACCGAGATCCGCTACAACTCCGAATGGAGTGACCCGCTCGGCGCGCGCGGCATGATCCAGCTGGCGTCGCGCTACACGATCGCTCGGATGATGGAGCGCGACGATTTCACCAAGCGCTTCAAGGCCGGCGTGCCGATCTCGGTGCACGAGTTTCTCTACCCGCTGATGCAGGGCTACGACTCGGTGGCGCTGAAGTCGGACCTCGAGCTCGGGGGCACCGACCAGAAGTTCAATCTGCTGGTTGGCAGGCAACTGCAGGCCGAGTACGGTCAGGAGCCGCAGTGCATCCTGACCATGCCCCTGCTCGAAGGCCTGGATGGCGTCGAGAAGATGTCGAAGAGCAAGAACAACTACATCGGCATCACCGAGCCGGCCAACAGCATGTTCGCCAAGATGCTGTCCATCAGTGACGCGCTGATGTGGAAGTACTTCACCCTGCTCAGCTTCCGCTCCGAGGCCGAGATCGCCGCGCTGAAGGCCGAGGTCGATGCGGGCCGCAACCCGAAAGATGCCAAGGTGCTGCTGGCCAAGGAGGTCACCACGCGCTTCCACGATGCGGCGGCTGCCGAAGCCGCCGAGGCGGACTTCCAGAACCGTGCCAAGGGCGGTGTGCCCGACGAACTGCCCGACGTGGCGCTGGCCGGCGCACCGCTCGGGATCGGCACCTTGCTGAAGCAGGCCAACCTGGTGACCTCGGGCAGCGAAGGGCTGCGGATGGTCGAGCAGGGGGGCGTGCGCATCGATGGCGTCGCCATCAGCGACAAGGGCTTGAAGCTCGAGGCCGGGACCTACGTCGTCCAGGTCGGCAAGCGCAAGTTCGCCCGCGTGACGCTCCGCTGA
- a CDS encoding M23 family metallopeptidase produces MNTSASLLRLVERTDALLQRHPRRLTAAVVTLLLGSAVTAFGVAPMAPDAADLPRRVLTESVTPLALDAQLQALETHSVALYRSELTRSSDTADTLLQRLGIDDAEAAAFLRRDATARALLEGRAGKMVQALATNGRLSRLIARSPAESTAQFSTHFTRLTIERDAIGLRARTEQAALSNEAKLGSGTIQSSLFAAADDSRLPDAVTIQLAELFGTDIDFRRELKRGDTFTVLYEALTADGEPVTWNQASGRVLAAQFINDGRTHDAVWFEETSSTGKTKGGYFGLDGRSKNRMFLASPMAFSRVTSGFSMRLHPILKTWRAHLGVDYGAPTGTPVRAVGDGVVEFAGWQNGYGNIAIIRHAGDRETRYAHLSRLDVKRGQRIDQGQLVGAVGATGWATGPHLHFEFRERGQVQDPLKIARASEALTISPAARAQFDEMAAAARSQLTVASAVSPVARFE; encoded by the coding sequence TTGAACACTTCTGCTTCCTTGCTTCGCCTCGTCGAGCGTACCGACGCGCTGTTGCAGCGCCATCCACGCCGGCTCACGGCAGCCGTCGTGACATTGCTGCTGGGCTCGGCAGTCACCGCCTTCGGCGTGGCGCCGATGGCCCCCGATGCAGCCGACCTGCCACGCCGGGTTCTAACGGAAAGCGTCACCCCGCTTGCGCTCGACGCACAGTTGCAAGCACTTGAAACACACTCGGTAGCGCTCTACCGCAGCGAACTCACCCGCAGCAGCGACACGGCCGACACGCTGCTCCAGCGTCTCGGCATCGATGATGCGGAGGCAGCAGCCTTCCTGCGTCGCGATGCCACAGCGCGCGCGCTGCTCGAAGGCCGTGCCGGGAAGATGGTGCAGGCACTCGCCACCAACGGCCGGTTGAGCCGGCTCATCGCCCGCTCTCCCGCCGAAAGCACAGCTCAGTTCTCGACGCATTTCACGCGGCTCACCATCGAGCGCGACGCGATTGGCCTGCGAGCGCGCACCGAGCAGGCGGCGCTGTCCAACGAGGCCAAGCTCGGATCCGGCACCATCCAGAGTTCGTTGTTCGCGGCCGCGGACGACTCGCGACTGCCCGACGCAGTGACCATCCAACTCGCCGAGCTGTTCGGCACGGATATCGACTTCCGCCGCGAGCTCAAGCGCGGCGACACCTTCACGGTACTGTACGAGGCGCTCACCGCCGATGGCGAGCCGGTGACGTGGAACCAGGCATCGGGTCGCGTGCTGGCGGCTCAGTTCATCAACGATGGGCGCACGCACGATGCCGTGTGGTTCGAGGAAACCTCCTCCACGGGCAAGACCAAGGGCGGCTACTTCGGACTCGACGGTCGCAGCAAGAACCGCATGTTCCTCGCATCGCCGATGGCCTTTTCTCGTGTGACCTCCGGCTTTTCGATGCGATTGCACCCGATCCTCAAGACCTGGCGCGCCCACCTGGGAGTCGACTATGGCGCGCCGACCGGCACGCCGGTGCGCGCCGTCGGCGACGGCGTCGTCGAGTTTGCCGGCTGGCAGAACGGCTACGGCAACATCGCCATCATCCGCCACGCCGGTGACCGCGAGACCCGCTACGCGCACCTCAGCCGCCTCGATGTGAAGCGTGGTCAGCGCATCGACCAGGGCCAGCTCGTCGGCGCCGTGGGAGCTACCGGCTGGGCCACCGGCCCTCACCTGCATTTCGAGTTCCGCGAGCGCGGCCAGGTCCAGGACCCGCTGAAGATCGCGCGCGCGTCCGAGGCCCTCACCATCTCGCCTGCCGCGCGGGCGCAGTTCGACGAAATGGCGGCCGCCGCCCGGTCGCAGCTGACCGTCGCCTCTGCCGTGAGCCCGGTGGCACGCTTCGAGTGA
- a CDS encoding anhydro-N-acetylmuramic acid kinase: MGENYIGLMSGTSIDGVDGVLVEFDGERMQVLAHAHRAFDPAQRAELLALNTPGDNELHRAALAANALARTYAQVVTELRKRVPGPVRAIAAHGQTVRHRPGQFDGIGYTLQLNAPALLAELTGIAVVADLRSRDVAAGGQGAPLVPAFHRARFGRDSEAVAVVNIGGISNLTLLPGDARPVRGFDCGPGNALMDLWCLRHRGLPYDDGGQWAAGGTVAPDLLAAALRDPYFALPPPKSTGRDDFHGAWLDGLLAERPGLHPQDVQATLCELTARVIADDLVRHLPATTVLLVCGGGALNRELMRRLQAALPGTPVQSSAERGLPPLQVEAAAFAWLGRACLHGRSGSLKEVTGAAGSRVLGALYPA; this comes from the coding sequence ATGGGTGAGAACTACATCGGCCTGATGTCAGGCACCTCGATCGACGGCGTCGACGGTGTGCTGGTCGAGTTCGACGGTGAACGCATGCAGGTGCTGGCGCACGCGCACCGGGCGTTCGACCCCGCACAGCGCGCCGAACTGCTGGCGCTGAACACCCCGGGCGACAACGAATTGCACCGCGCTGCCCTGGCGGCGAACGCCCTGGCCCGGACGTACGCCCAAGTCGTGACCGAACTTCGCAAACGCGTGCCCGGCCCGGTACGCGCCATCGCAGCGCACGGCCAGACCGTGCGGCATCGGCCCGGTCAATTCGACGGCATCGGCTACACGCTGCAGCTCAACGCACCGGCCCTGCTGGCCGAGTTGACCGGCATCGCGGTCGTGGCCGACCTGCGCAGCCGCGATGTCGCGGCCGGCGGCCAGGGCGCTCCCCTGGTCCCGGCCTTCCACCGCGCCCGCTTCGGTCGAGACAGCGAAGCCGTGGCCGTGGTCAACATCGGCGGCATCAGCAACCTGACGCTGTTGCCCGGAGACGCTCGCCCGGTTCGAGGCTTCGACTGCGGTCCCGGCAACGCTCTGATGGATCTGTGGTGCCTGCGACATCGTGGCCTGCCATACGACGACGGTGGACAGTGGGCCGCTGGCGGGACCGTCGCGCCCGACCTGCTCGCCGCCGCCCTGCGGGACCCGTACTTCGCCCTGCCGCCACCGAAAAGCACCGGACGCGACGACTTCCATGGCGCGTGGCTCGATGGCCTGCTGGCAGAGAGGCCGGGCCTCCATCCGCAGGACGTGCAGGCGACGCTGTGCGAGCTGACCGCCCGGGTCATCGCCGACGATCTGGTGCGCCACCTGCCCGCCACGACCGTCCTGCTGGTGTGCGGCGGCGGTGCGTTGAACCGGGAGCTGATGCGCCGGCTGCAGGCCGCGCTACCGGGCACGCCGGTGCAATCCAGTGCGGAACGCGGCTTGCCACCGCTGCAGGTCGAGGCTGCGGCATTTGCCTGGCTGGGCCGGGCCTGCCTGCACGGCCGCAGCGGTTCCCTGAAGGAAGTGACCGGCGCCGCAGGATCGCGCGTGCTGGGGGCGCTCTACCCGGCTTGA
- the erpA gene encoding iron-sulfur cluster insertion protein ErpA: protein MSAVAEHIATQMPAPIVFTDSAAGKVKELVEEEGNPELKLRVFVQGGGCSGFQYGFTFDEIVNDDDTKMEKNGVMLLIDAMSLQYLVGAEIDYKEDLEGAQFVIKNPNATTTCGCGSSFST from the coding sequence ATGAGCGCCGTTGCAGAACACATTGCCACCCAGATGCCCGCCCCGATCGTCTTCACCGACAGTGCGGCCGGCAAGGTCAAGGAACTGGTCGAGGAAGAGGGCAACCCCGAGCTGAAGCTGCGCGTCTTCGTACAGGGCGGCGGCTGCTCCGGCTTCCAGTACGGCTTCACCTTCGACGAGATCGTCAATGACGACGATACCAAGATGGAGAAGAACGGCGTGATGCTGTTGATCGACGCGATGAGCCTGCAGTACCTGGTAGGCGCCGAGATCGACTACAAGGAAGACTTGGAAGGCGCGCAGTTCGTCATCAAGAACCCGAACGCCACCACCACCTGCGGATGCGGTTCGAGCTTCTCGACCTGA
- a CDS encoding bactofilin family protein yields the protein MFGMRKQPPIRTLVGEGTVIEGEIRFSEGLRIDGRVMGNVLALGDERNLLVIGEKASIAGRVKAGHVIVNGEVRGPLESDELLELQPKARIEGNVRYERLEMHQGAQVNGELRPLASEDKPALRLAANAVLSAVGHNTRAIPDRESQESP from the coding sequence ATGTTCGGAATGCGCAAGCAACCTCCCATCCGCACACTCGTTGGCGAGGGCACGGTGATCGAGGGCGAGATCCGCTTCAGCGAGGGTCTCCGCATCGACGGGCGGGTGATGGGCAATGTGCTGGCCCTCGGCGACGAACGCAACCTGCTCGTGATCGGCGAGAAAGCCAGCATTGCCGGCAGGGTCAAGGCGGGTCACGTGATCGTCAATGGCGAAGTCCGCGGCCCGCTGGAATCGGATGAACTGCTGGAGTTGCAGCCCAAGGCTCGCATAGAGGGCAATGTGCGCTACGAGCGCCTGGAAATGCACCAGGGCGCACAGGTGAACGGGGAACTGCGGCCGCTGGCGTCGGAGGACAAACCTGCGCTGCGACTGGCGGCCAATGCGGTCTTGAGCGCAGTCGGTCACAATACGAGGGCGATCCCGGATCGCGAGTCACAGGAGTCTCCATGA
- a CDS encoding DUF6776 family protein, with translation MRWKLLRRRLSISAPRMIVRSHLPWPLRWAVLALALGFSAALALWAFEFGKDIAGLDRLDRVPVATPSKEADAIDLEQLRSERDKAQSIANTAESLLKTERTTQERLMSQIKALEAENLALKGDLGFFERLLPTSGKSELVVRGLQAEVVGNGQLRYQLLVMQQGKSPAEFKGRYELTLKGQLEGQTWSQSPSGAPRVLQFRQYQRVDGTLNFPALAVVDALQVRVLDAQGGVRASQDVSL, from the coding sequence ATGCGTTGGAAGCTGCTGCGCCGCCGCTTGTCGATCAGTGCGCCGCGCATGATCGTGCGCAGTCATCTGCCATGGCCGCTGCGCTGGGCGGTTCTGGCGCTGGCCCTTGGATTCTCGGCGGCGCTGGCTCTGTGGGCCTTCGAGTTCGGCAAGGACATCGCCGGCCTCGACCGGCTCGATCGGGTGCCGGTGGCGACGCCGTCGAAGGAGGCGGATGCGATCGACCTCGAGCAGTTGCGCAGCGAGCGCGACAAGGCGCAGAGCATCGCCAACACCGCGGAGAGCCTGCTCAAGACGGAGCGCACGACTCAGGAGCGACTCATGAGCCAGATCAAGGCGCTGGAGGCCGAGAATCTGGCGCTCAAAGGGGACCTCGGCTTCTTTGAGCGCCTGCTGCCGACCAGCGGGAAATCGGAACTGGTGGTGCGCGGGCTGCAGGCCGAAGTCGTCGGCAACGGACAATTGCGCTACCAGTTGCTGGTGATGCAGCAGGGCAAGTCACCAGCCGAGTTCAAGGGACGCTATGAGCTGACGCTGAAGGGTCAGCTCGAAGGCCAGACGTGGTCGCAATCGCCATCCGGAGCGCCGCGTGTGCTGCAGTTCCGCCAGTACCAGCGCGTGGACGGCACGCTCAATTTTCCCGCGCTGGCCGTGGTCGACGCCCTGCAGGTCCGGGTGCTGGACGCCCAGGGCGGTGTGCGCGCCAGCCAGGATGTGAGCCTCTAG
- the rpsI gene encoding 30S ribosomal protein S9: MIGNWNYGTGRRKSSVARVFIKKGSGQITVNGKPVEQYFGRQTSIMIVKQPLFLTNNVEAFDIKVNVHGGGESGQAGAVRHGVTRALIDYDAALKSELSRAGFVTRDAREVERKKVGLHGARRRKQFSKR, encoded by the coding sequence ATGATTGGCAATTGGAATTACGGGACCGGCCGCCGCAAGTCTTCGGTGGCACGAGTGTTCATCAAGAAGGGCAGCGGCCAGATCACGGTCAACGGCAAGCCGGTCGAACAATATTTCGGCCGTCAGACGTCGATCATGATCGTCAAGCAGCCGCTGTTCCTGACCAACAATGTCGAGGCCTTCGACATCAAGGTCAACGTTCACGGTGGCGGCGAATCGGGTCAGGCCGGCGCTGTGCGCCACGGCGTGACGCGGGCGCTGATCGATTACGACGCGGCGCTTAAGTCCGAGCTCAGCCGTGCCGGTTTCGTCACGCGCGATGCGCGTGAGGTCGAGCGCAAGAAGGTCGGCCTGCACGGCGCGCGTCGCCGCAAGCAGTTCAGCAAGCGCTGA